In the genome of Pediococcus claussenii ATCC BAA-344, one region contains:
- the metK gene encoding methionine adenosyltransferase, with amino-acid sequence MTERHLFTSESVSEGHPDKIADQISDSILDELLTHDPNARVACETTVTTGLVVVVGEISTTAYIDIQKVVRRTIKEIGYVGGEYGFDGENCAVMVAIDEQSPDIAQGVDDSLETREGKEDQLDRIGAGDQGLMFGYATNETPELMPLPIMLSHHLMQKIAKLRKDNVIPYLRPDAKAEVTVEYDEREKPKRVDTVVVSTQHDPDVELTQIRTDMIEKLIKTTIPSELLDEKTKYFVNPTGRFVIGGPQGDAGLTGRKIIVDTYGGAARHGGGAFSGKDATKVDRSASYAARYIAKNIVAAGLAEKVEVQIAYAIGVAQPVSVMVDTFGTGKVSEEDITEAVRQIFDLRPAGIIEMLDLRRPIYKKTAAYGHFGRTDIDLPWEHVDKVQELQDFFN; translated from the coding sequence ATGACAGAAAGACATTTATTTACTTCAGAATCAGTATCTGAAGGACATCCTGATAAAATTGCAGATCAAATTAGTGATTCAATTTTAGATGAATTATTAACGCATGATCCCAATGCCCGTGTGGCTTGTGAAACTACAGTCACCACCGGTTTAGTAGTTGTTGTTGGAGAAATCTCGACAACCGCTTATATCGATATTCAAAAAGTTGTGAGACGTACGATTAAAGAAATTGGTTATGTAGGCGGCGAATATGGTTTCGATGGGGAAAATTGTGCAGTAATGGTAGCAATTGACGAACAATCTCCTGATATCGCGCAAGGCGTTGATGATTCGCTTGAAACACGTGAAGGTAAAGAGGATCAACTGGACCGAATTGGTGCTGGCGACCAAGGATTAATGTTTGGATATGCTACGAATGAAACACCTGAGTTGATGCCTTTGCCAATTATGCTTAGCCATCATTTAATGCAAAAAATTGCTAAGTTACGAAAAGATAATGTAATCCCTTATCTCAGACCAGATGCAAAGGCTGAGGTTACCGTTGAGTATGACGAAAGGGAAAAACCTAAGCGTGTTGATACGGTTGTTGTTAGTACTCAACATGATCCAGACGTTGAACTTACTCAGATTAGAACTGATATGATAGAAAAGCTGATTAAAACAACAATACCAAGTGAACTGCTTGATGAAAAAACAAAATATTTTGTGAATCCAACTGGTCGTTTTGTAATTGGAGGACCACAGGGTGATGCTGGCTTAACAGGCCGTAAAATTATTGTTGATACCTATGGAGGGGCTGCTCGACACGGGGGTGGTGCTTTTTCTGGGAAAGATGCTACAAAAGTTGATCGTTCGGCTAGTTATGCAGCAAGGTATATTGCTAAAAATATAGTTGCTGCGGGGCTTGCTGAAAAAGTTGAGGTTCAGATTGCCTATGCTATTGGGGTTGCACAACCTGTATCCGTCATGGTAGATACTTTTGGGACCGGAAAAGTTTCAGAAGAAGATATTACTGAAGCTGTTCGTCAAATCTTTGATCTTCGTCCGGCTGGTATCATAGAAATGCTTGATTTGCGCCGCCCAATTTATAAAAAGACGGCTGCCTATGGTCATTTTGGCAGAACAGACATTGACCTGCCATGGGAGCATGTTGATAAAGTTCAAGAACTACAGGATTTCTTTAATTAA
- a CDS encoding LysE/ArgO family amino acid transporter, whose amino-acid sequence MSILIQGIIFGIAYIAPIGMQNIYVIDSSLEYPLRRAISIALIVAAFDMSLALASFYGMGTLLQRYLWLKQTILLVGSLMVFYIGVSLFRENKKTVEVDDKNNNSFSYRSVILSAFTIAWLNPQAIIDGTMLLGAFRASFHGTDNPNWFIVGVCISSISWFIVLTSVINYLREQFNSKYLLILNKVCGVIIILYGVKLVADFIHSI is encoded by the coding sequence TTGAGTATATTGATACAAGGAATCATATTTGGTATTGCGTACATAGCTCCGATAGGCATGCAAAATATTTATGTTATTGATTCATCTTTAGAATATCCATTAAGACGTGCAATCAGCATTGCATTAATAGTTGCAGCATTTGATATGAGTTTGGCGCTAGCTTCATTTTATGGAATGGGAACTTTGTTGCAAAGATACTTATGGCTAAAACAAACTATTCTATTAGTCGGTAGTTTAATGGTATTTTACATTGGAGTTAGCCTGTTTAGAGAAAATAAAAAGACGGTTGAAGTTGATGATAAAAATAATAATAGTTTTAGTTACAGAAGTGTTATTTTAAGTGCTTTCACAATTGCTTGGCTTAATCCTCAGGCAATTATTGATGGTACGATGCTACTCGGGGCTTTTAGGGCTTCATTTCACGGTACAGATAATCCCAATTGGTTTATTGTTGGAGTGTGTATTTCTTCTATAAGCTGGTTTATTGTATTGACCAGTGTAATTAATTATCTGAGAGAGCAGTTTAATTCTAAATATCTGTTAATCTTGAATAAGGTGTGTGGAGTAATAATTATTCTTTATGGTGTGAAATTAGTTGCTGATTTTATTCATAGTATTTAA
- a CDS encoding YbhN family protein: MSRRNKLVLALMILIGALIFGISLKNENLGSVWHDLIHLNMWWIAVALGCMFLYFGLEGIITKMLVESNGNKLSWRDSFRIPLIEQLFNGITPFSSGGQPAQLVALMQSGIEGGRASSVLLMKFVVFQSMVVINFIISLIVGFGYLEEKIRFLSWFVLFGFLIHLTVIVGLLMVMYWHDFTKRLIDIAFVPLRWFVKSEKYTEWRSTLNEKVDTFYEESLRMKAQWKLILEISIITFFQLLFYYLVPYFILLALGKTGVNIVMITCLHVLIFMVISLFPIPGGAGGAEYGFSVLFSQFVGNSGKLVLAMLIWRLLTYYLGMFAGMVAMVVRPNKLNRKAD, encoded by the coding sequence ATGTCGAGAAGAAATAAGTTAGTACTAGCTTTGATGATCTTAATAGGTGCACTTATTTTTGGAATTTCGTTAAAAAATGAGAATTTAGGTAGTGTGTGGCATGACTTAATCCATCTGAATATGTGGTGGATAGCAGTTGCTCTTGGTTGCATGTTTTTATATTTTGGACTTGAAGGTATTATCACCAAAATGTTAGTTGAGAGTAATGGGAACAAATTATCATGGCGGGATTCTTTCAGGATACCTTTAATTGAGCAACTTTTTAATGGAATTACTCCCTTTTCTTCTGGGGGACAACCAGCCCAGCTTGTTGCTTTGATGCAAAGTGGTATTGAAGGTGGACGAGCAAGTTCAGTGCTTTTAATGAAGTTTGTAGTGTTTCAATCTATGGTAGTTATTAATTTTATTATTAGCCTGATTGTCGGTTTTGGTTACTTAGAAGAAAAGATACGGTTTCTTTCATGGTTTGTTTTATTTGGATTCTTGATTCATCTGACGGTTATTGTTGGATTATTAATGGTCATGTATTGGCATGATTTTACAAAACGGTTGATCGATATTGCATTTGTTCCACTTAGGTGGTTTGTGAAAAGTGAGAAATATACTGAATGGCGAAGCACGTTAAATGAAAAAGTGGATACTTTCTATGAGGAAAGCTTGCGAATGAAGGCGCAATGGAAATTAATTTTAGAGATTTCGATAATAACTTTCTTTCAATTGCTATTCTATTATTTAGTTCCATACTTTATCTTACTTGCTCTCGGAAAAACGGGAGTTAATATTGTAATGATAACTTGTTTGCATGTTTTAATCTTTATGGTTATTTCGCTTTTTCCAATTCCTGGAGGGGCTGGAGGAGCAGAATATGGATTTAGTGTTCTGTTTTCGCAGTTTGTCGGGAATAGTGGAAAACTAGTTCTTGCAATGTTGATTTGGAGACTTTTAACCTATTATTTAGGGATGTTCGCCGGCATGGTAGCCATGGTTGTACGTCCGAATAAGCTCAACAGAAAGGCAGATTAA
- a CDS encoding MDR family MFS transporter gives MKKKETNVVIVTIAIFIATFMSAVEGTIVSTAMPTIVGDLHGVSLMNWVISIFLLTNAIFTPIYGKLADIFGRKRIFNVGIFIFLVGSILSGLANSMTTLIIWRALQGVGAGCIMPVSNTIIADIYPIEKRARIMGFNGAAWGIASIIAPLLGGFIVDKLTWHWVFFINVPIGIITILLIQIFLREEVKVNDKPIDFLGSAWLMLALLGLMYGFQLIGEAHFSPFMLLISFVLFILGVVLFIRQEKKAVDPIISLKLFQNRTFVIQNVATMLVAGFLIGFEVYLPTWTQGILGLPASLAGFAVTPSSLLWIFGSFLAGKMMVKLSPNKVLSVSLSILAVGSLILAVVPIETPFWFFFVISAILGTGFGITITSTTVTSQHLVSSDQIGVATSFNTLARSLGQTIMMSIFGIIMNSSMNSGVAQNSRYNMGMMNKLINPQTAKELPSDLLGGLRLILYSALHNIYLSGFILILIALVVNIFDRKTAENS, from the coding sequence ATGAAGAAAAAAGAAACAAACGTAGTTATTGTCACAATTGCAATTTTTATTGCGACATTTATGTCAGCGGTGGAGGGAACGATCGTTTCAACTGCTATGCCAACAATTGTTGGTGATTTACACGGTGTCAGTTTGATGAATTGGGTTATTTCAATTTTTCTATTAACAAATGCAATTTTTACTCCAATTTATGGAAAGTTAGCTGATATATTTGGAAGAAAACGAATTTTTAATGTTGGAATATTTATTTTTTTAGTGGGTTCAATTTTGAGTGGATTAGCTAATTCAATGACTACTTTAATCATTTGGCGAGCTTTGCAAGGTGTGGGTGCTGGATGCATTATGCCTGTATCGAATACTATCATCGCAGATATTTATCCAATCGAAAAAAGGGCACGTATTATGGGATTTAATGGCGCTGCCTGGGGAATTGCTTCAATTATTGCCCCATTATTAGGTGGATTTATTGTAGATAAATTAACATGGCATTGGGTGTTTTTTATAAATGTCCCAATTGGCATTATAACGATTCTACTCATTCAAATATTTTTGCGGGAAGAAGTAAAAGTAAATGATAAACCAATTGATTTTTTGGGAAGTGCTTGGTTAATGCTTGCTTTACTTGGGTTAATGTATGGATTCCAATTGATTGGAGAAGCACATTTTTCACCATTTATGCTATTGATCTCATTTGTACTTTTTATTTTAGGAGTGGTTTTATTCATTCGACAAGAAAAAAAGGCAGTGGACCCAATTATCTCGCTCAAACTTTTTCAAAATAGAACATTTGTTATTCAAAATGTAGCTACAATGTTAGTAGCGGGTTTTTTGATTGGTTTTGAAGTGTATCTTCCAACGTGGACACAGGGAATTTTAGGACTACCAGCCTCATTAGCTGGATTTGCTGTAACGCCAAGTTCCTTGTTGTGGATTTTTGGCTCATTTTTGGCGGGTAAAATGATGGTGAAGTTGTCACCTAATAAAGTTTTAAGTGTTAGTTTATCAATACTAGCGGTTGGTAGCCTCATATTAGCAGTTGTACCAATTGAAACACCGTTCTGGTTTTTCTTTGTAATCTCAGCGATTTTAGGAACGGGATTTGGGATTACTATTACTTCTACAACGGTTACCTCGCAGCATCTAGTTAGTTCTGATCAGATTGGAGTTGCTACTTCGTTTAATACTTTGGCGCGATCACTTGGTCAGACAATTATGATGTCTATTTTTGGAATTATTATGAATAGTAGTATGAATAGTGGAGTAGCACAGAATAGTCGTTACAATATGGGAATGATGAATAAATTAATTAATCCGCAAACTGCTAAAGAATTACCTAGTGACTTGTTGGGTGGATTACGTTTGATTCTTTACTCAGCTCTTCATAATATCTACTTGTCTGGATTTATATTAATCCTAATAGCTTTAGTGGTGAATATCTTTGACCGAAAAACGGCTGAAAATAGTTAG
- a CDS encoding glycosyltransferase family 4 protein — protein sequence MIKINMFSSASKVKGQGVGSAYEELIRLLDEHLNTEFEVNINQFTKSDISHYHTIDPNFYLSTFSKKRGVKVGYVHFLPETIEGSLNIPQPFRGIFYKYIISFYKRMDQIVVVNPTFIPKLVEYNIPEKKITYIPNFVRKDEFPHLSLEKREKVRKQLGISAERFMVLGTGQVQERKGVKDFIKLAENNPNTDFIWAGGFSFGRLTDGYADLKKVVDNPPTNLTFTGIVDRQKLSDYYNAADLFLLPSFNELFPMSVLEAFSCGTPVMLRDLDLYHSIIDGYYIKTTSYEEMNSKLHELQGSSSMMKKYRTLSLAASDRYSEESLTKIWQKYYKALLTGQGD from the coding sequence ATGATAAAAATCAATATGTTTTCTTCTGCAAGCAAGGTGAAAGGGCAAGGAGTTGGGAGTGCCTATGAAGAATTAATTCGATTGCTTGATGAACATCTTAATACTGAATTTGAGGTTAATATAAATCAATTCACTAAATCGGATATTAGCCATTATCATACGATTGACCCGAACTTTTACCTTTCGACTTTCTCAAAAAAAAGGGGAGTTAAAGTAGGTTATGTTCATTTTTTGCCCGAGACAATTGAAGGAAGCTTAAATATCCCACAGCCGTTTAGAGGGATTTTCTATAAATATATTATTTCCTTCTATAAAAGGATGGACCAAATTGTGGTTGTTAATCCTACTTTTATTCCAAAGTTAGTTGAGTATAATATTCCCGAGAAAAAAATAACCTATATTCCAAATTTTGTAAGAAAAGATGAGTTTCCACACCTTAGTTTGGAAAAACGTGAAAAGGTCCGAAAGCAACTTGGAATTAGTGCTGAACGTTTTATGGTGTTAGGTACTGGTCAAGTTCAAGAGCGGAAGGGTGTTAAGGACTTTATTAAGTTGGCCGAAAATAATCCGAATACTGACTTCATTTGGGCTGGTGGATTCTCTTTTGGGCGATTAACAGATGGGTATGCGGATTTAAAGAAAGTTGTTGATAACCCTCCGACTAATTTGACATTCACTGGCATTGTAGATCGCCAAAAGTTAAGTGATTACTATAATGCAGCCGATTTGTTCTTGCTTCCATCTTTTAATGAACTCTTTCCAATGTCTGTTCTAGAGGCATTTAGTTGTGGAACTCCTGTAATGTTACGTGATTTGGACCTTTATCATTCTATAATTGATGGGTATTACATTAAAACAACGAGTTACGAAGAAATGAATTCAAAATTGCATGAATTACAAGGCTCTTCTAGTATGATGAAAAAGTATCGTACTCTATCGTTGGCTGCTTCTGATCGTTATTCAGAAGAAAGTTTAACTAAGATTTGGCAAAAATATTATAAGGCGCTACTAACAGGGCAGGGGGACTAA
- a CDS encoding polysaccharide biosynthesis protein: MADQPNKNDSSDLEYIGSQPLREGQKVTSSKSQMLEGSVWMTAGSIFSRILGAVYIIPWVIWFGVYSNQANALYAKGYNIYSLFLIAAIAGIPSAIAKQVSHYNALNEFALGQRLYKRGLLLSVGSGIVCALILFYGAPFLSAGSESVVPVLHALAWAVLIIPTMSLTRGFFQGYQEMGPSAISQFVEQLARVGYMLVTAYLIMGVHHGDWVFAVSQSTFAAFIGAIGGFLVLGWYFLKYRKRLKTLAQASSNELVVSTGDLYREIIAQAIPFIIIGSAITIFQLIDQYTFFKIMQMTSSYTTDILNTMYAIFAFNANKLVMIVISLASAMAVTSVPLLSEAKTRGDSRAISQQVTEAISLFSFLMIPAALGMAAIAQPAYTLFYHFSGVGTAILEFNSYVAIVLGVFTVISAIMQGIGENKLAVRYFLYGVIIKFIAQIPLVMAFSAIGSLMSTAIGFAFINWLILKHINDEYGIDYQVINEHLTKIILYSLGMFVIAWGVAHGMYLFMNNESKVAALIVALVAASAGGLFYLYCSLKSRLADEMLGSRASRLRNMLRIK, encoded by the coding sequence ATGGCAGATCAGCCGAATAAAAATGATAGTAGTGACCTTGAATATATTGGGTCACAACCCCTTAGAGAAGGACAAAAAGTAACTTCTTCTAAATCTCAAATGCTTGAGGGATCAGTCTGGATGACAGCGGGCAGTATTTTTTCTAGGATACTTGGCGCAGTTTATATCATTCCTTGGGTAATTTGGTTTGGTGTGTACAGTAATCAGGCTAATGCTTTATACGCTAAAGGATATAATATTTATAGCTTGTTCTTAATTGCTGCAATTGCTGGAATCCCTTCTGCAATTGCTAAACAAGTTTCACATTATAACGCACTTAATGAATTTGCCTTAGGACAAAGGCTCTACAAAAGGGGTCTGTTATTGTCAGTCGGATCAGGAATTGTTTGTGCTTTAATATTATTTTATGGTGCACCTTTTCTATCTGCTGGATCTGAGAGTGTCGTTCCTGTATTGCATGCGTTGGCATGGGCAGTTTTAATCATTCCAACAATGAGTCTGACTAGGGGATTTTTCCAAGGTTACCAAGAAATGGGTCCCTCTGCTATTTCTCAGTTTGTTGAGCAATTGGCGCGAGTTGGTTATATGCTGGTGACTGCATATTTAATTATGGGAGTTCACCATGGTGATTGGGTATTTGCTGTTTCACAATCAACATTTGCTGCTTTTATTGGAGCGATAGGCGGTTTTCTGGTGTTAGGATGGTATTTTCTAAAATATCGTAAACGTTTGAAAACACTTGCTCAGGCTAGCTCCAATGAGCTGGTTGTATCCACAGGTGATTTATATCGGGAGATTATTGCACAAGCGATTCCATTTATTATCATTGGTTCCGCAATTACTATTTTTCAATTAATTGATCAGTATACTTTCTTTAAAATTATGCAAATGACAAGTAGCTATACCACTGATATTTTAAATACTATGTATGCCATTTTTGCTTTTAATGCAAATAAATTGGTCATGATTGTGATTTCATTAGCGTCTGCAATGGCTGTAACTTCGGTTCCTTTACTTTCAGAAGCAAAAACGCGAGGGGATTCACGAGCAATTAGTCAACAAGTAACTGAAGCCATTTCGTTATTTTCATTTTTAATGATTCCTGCAGCCCTTGGAATGGCCGCAATTGCACAACCTGCTTATACACTTTTTTATCATTTTAGTGGAGTGGGGACAGCTATTCTTGAGTTTAATTCATATGTTGCAATTGTTTTAGGGGTTTTCACGGTGATTTCTGCTATCATGCAAGGAATTGGTGAGAATAAATTAGCAGTTCGTTATTTTCTGTACGGGGTCATAATTAAATTTATTGCGCAAATTCCACTTGTAATGGCCTTTTCAGCTATTGGCTCATTAATGTCGACAGCAATTGGTTTTGCTTTTATTAATTGGTTGATTTTAAAGCATATTAACGATGAATATGGCATTGATTATCAAGTTATTAATGAACATTTGACTAAAATTATTTTATATTCACTAGGAATGTTTGTCATTGCATGGGGAGTGGCACATGGAATGTATCTATTTATGAATAATGAAAGCAAAGTTGCTGCGTTGATCGTTGCTTTGGTTGCTGCTTCGGCTGGTGGTCTCTTCTATCTTTATTGTTCACTTAAGAGCAGATTAGCCGATGAAATGCTGGGTAGTAGAGCAAGTCGTCTAAGAAATATGTTAAGAATAAAGTAG
- a CDS encoding class I SAM-dependent methyltransferase, translated as MLKNSMQYSHIVLQEIINKGDNVIDATMGNGHDTQFLAKSVGATGHVYAFDIQQDAINHTKDRLTQLDLISQTTLINDSHSKIDNYVSNPISAAIFNLGYLPGNNKSIITHFSTTIPAINSCLRLLKVGGRIAVVCYYGHPGGKDELDHITHYLSQIEQQEFSVLRYEFLNQINQPPILLIIEKK; from the coding sequence ATGCTAAAAAATTCAATGCAGTATAGTCATATCGTTTTACAAGAGATTATCAATAAAGGTGACAATGTTATTGATGCCACTATGGGAAACGGTCATGACACCCAATTTCTGGCTAAATCAGTTGGTGCTACTGGTCATGTTTATGCGTTTGATATACAGCAAGATGCCATCAACCATACTAAAGATCGACTTACACAATTAGATTTAATAAGCCAGACAACACTCATTAACGATTCTCACTCTAAGATTGATAACTATGTGTCTAATCCGATTTCGGCTGCAATTTTTAACCTTGGATATCTTCCGGGAAATAATAAATCAATCATTACACATTTTTCGACTACTATTCCGGCTATCAACTCCTGCCTTCGTTTACTCAAAGTTGGTGGTAGAATTGCTGTTGTTTGTTATTACGGGCACCCAGGCGGCAAGGATGAATTAGACCATATAACCCATTATCTAAGCCAAATAGAACAACAAGAATTTAGTGTCCTGCGCTATGAATTCCTTAATCAGATCAATCAACCGCCCATTTTATTAATTATTGAAAAGAAATAG
- a CDS encoding phosphatase PAP2 family protein, giving the protein MRTTKTSQFAPFILSLVFFILLTLTVKFVPTTLYPFDKFITNLIQLDPSPLKLTFFKIITQIGNQIPFIIINFAILLILTVSKHFKYGIFLLFTTFGSSLINHLIKEWVKRPRPLPHLVRATGYSFPSGHSVVAIALFGGLIIITNQIIKNKAIKFVLNFIWSLGLILLPISRVYLNVHYPSDIIGGMLLGFMILQISRYILIKEF; this is encoded by the coding sequence ATGAGGACAACAAAAACATCACAATTTGCGCCTTTTATTCTAAGTTTAGTGTTTTTTATTTTGTTAACCTTAACCGTAAAGTTTGTTCCGACAACGCTTTACCCTTTTGATAAATTTATAACAAACTTAATTCAATTAGATCCTAGTCCACTAAAACTAACTTTTTTTAAGATAATTACGCAAATTGGTAACCAAATACCGTTCATCATTATCAATTTCGCTATACTTTTAATTCTCACAGTGAGCAAACATTTCAAATACGGAATTTTCTTACTTTTTACTACTTTTGGTAGTTCTTTAATTAATCATTTAATTAAAGAGTGGGTTAAAAGGCCACGCCCATTACCTCATTTAGTTAGAGCTACAGGTTATAGCTTTCCTAGCGGTCATTCTGTAGTTGCAATCGCCTTATTTGGTGGACTAATCATCATCACAAATCAAATCATTAAAAATAAGGCTATTAAATTCGTTTTAAACTTTATTTGGAGTCTCGGACTGATCCTACTTCCAATTTCACGGGTATATCTTAATGTCCACTATCCATCTGACATTATTGGTGGAATGCTTCTAGGATTCATGATTTTACAAATTTCACGTTATATTTTAATTAAGGAGTTTTAG
- the leuS gene encoding leucine--tRNA ligase: MPFNHHEIEPKWQKYWSDHETFKTNATEDKPKYYALDMFPYPSGQGLHVGHPEGYTATDIMSRMKRMQGFKVLHPMGWDAFGLPAEQYAMKTGHNPKDFTKDNIKNFKRQIQSLGFSYDWSREINTTDPSYYKWTQWIFEQMYKKGLAYEKETLVNWAPDLMGGTVVANEEVINGRTERGDFPVFRVPMKQWILKITAYADRLLDDLDLVDWPESIKEMQRNWIGRSVGASVNFKVEDTEENIEVFTTRADTLFGVTYLVVSPEHDIVERITTAENKAKVTEYQKQVATKSDLERTDLNKDKTGVFTGAYAINPVNGKKVPIWIADYVLSSYGTGAVMAVPAHDPRDFEFAKKFGIEIIPVIEGGNIEDGAYEGDGTHINSAFLNGLDKQAALSSMLTWIKENGVGDKKVNYRLRDWVFSRQRYWGEPIPIIHWEDGETGLVPENELPLRLPATDDLKPSGTGESPLANLDDWLNVVDENGRKGRRETNTMPQWAGSSWYYLRYIDPKNDQEIADKQLLKEWMPVDLYVGGAEHAVLHLLYARFWHKVLYDLGVVPTKEPFQKLVNQGMILGSNHEKMSKSKGNVVNPDDIVDKYGADTLRIYEMFMGPLTESVSWSEDGLNGSRKWLDRVWRLFIDDDGKLRDRITKVNDGKLDLIFNKTVQKVSNDFENMRFNTGISQLMVFINEAYKVDSIYVKYVEDFVKILSPLAPHLAEELWSRLGYKETISYEKWPTVDESKLVEDTVEVILQINGKVRGRLTVEKDLKQEQLQKLAMDSDSVQQWINGKEIRKVIVVPNRIVNIVVG, encoded by the coding sequence ATGCCCTTTAATCATCATGAAATAGAACCAAAATGGCAAAAGTACTGGTCAGACCACGAAACATTTAAGACAAACGCAACAGAGGATAAACCCAAATATTATGCACTAGACATGTTTCCGTATCCATCAGGACAGGGATTACATGTGGGACACCCAGAAGGATATACAGCGACGGATATTATGTCGCGCATGAAACGCATGCAAGGATTTAAAGTTCTTCATCCAATGGGATGGGATGCTTTTGGTTTGCCAGCTGAGCAATATGCTATGAAAACGGGACATAATCCTAAAGATTTCACAAAAGATAACATTAAAAATTTTAAACGACAAATTCAATCACTAGGTTTTTCATATGACTGGTCCCGTGAAATTAATACTACAGATCCTAGTTATTACAAGTGGACCCAGTGGATTTTTGAACAAATGTACAAAAAAGGTTTAGCATACGAGAAAGAAACACTTGTTAACTGGGCACCTGATTTGATGGGGGGCACTGTTGTTGCAAACGAAGAAGTTATTAATGGGCGTACTGAACGTGGCGATTTTCCGGTTTTTCGAGTACCGATGAAACAATGGATTTTAAAAATTACTGCTTACGCTGATCGTTTACTTGATGACTTAGATCTAGTTGATTGGCCTGAAAGCATCAAGGAAATGCAACGTAACTGGATTGGTCGCTCGGTCGGAGCTAGCGTTAACTTTAAGGTTGAAGATACAGAAGAAAACATTGAAGTATTTACAACCCGTGCTGACACATTGTTTGGTGTGACTTATTTAGTGGTTTCGCCTGAACATGATATTGTTGAACGAATTACAACAGCCGAAAACAAGGCTAAAGTTACAGAATACCAAAAACAAGTTGCTACAAAATCCGATCTTGAACGAACAGATTTAAATAAGGATAAAACAGGGGTCTTTACCGGTGCCTACGCTATCAATCCGGTTAATGGAAAAAAAGTGCCAATTTGGATTGCTGATTATGTCCTTTCATCATACGGAACGGGTGCTGTTATGGCTGTTCCTGCTCATGACCCGCGAGACTTTGAATTTGCTAAAAAGTTCGGAATTGAAATTATTCCGGTTATTGAGGGGGGAAATATTGAAGATGGTGCCTACGAAGGTGATGGGACACATATTAATTCTGCCTTTTTAAATGGCTTGGATAAACAAGCTGCTCTTTCCTCAATGTTAACGTGGATTAAAGAAAATGGCGTGGGTGATAAAAAAGTTAATTATCGTCTTCGAGATTGGGTATTTTCTCGTCAGAGATATTGGGGTGAACCTATTCCAATTATTCATTGGGAAGATGGAGAAACTGGGCTGGTTCCTGAAAATGAATTGCCTCTGCGTTTACCAGCGACAGATGATTTGAAGCCTTCTGGTACCGGTGAAAGTCCACTTGCTAACTTAGACGACTGGCTTAATGTCGTCGATGAAAATGGGCGAAAAGGACGACGTGAAACTAATACAATGCCACAGTGGGCGGGAAGCTCATGGTACTACTTACGATACATTGATCCAAAAAACGATCAAGAAATTGCCGATAAGCAACTCCTCAAAGAATGGATGCCAGTTGATTTATACGTTGGTGGTGCTGAGCATGCCGTATTGCATCTTCTATATGCACGTTTTTGGCATAAGGTGCTTTATGACTTGGGAGTTGTTCCAACTAAAGAACCCTTCCAAAAATTGGTTAATCAAGGCATGATTCTTGGTAGTAATCATGAAAAAATGTCCAAATCAAAGGGAAATGTTGTTAATCCAGATGATATCGTCGATAAATATGGTGCAGATACGCTGCGTATATACGAAATGTTTATGGGACCTTTGACTGAATCAGTTTCTTGGAGTGAAGATGGACTAAATGGAAGCCGTAAATGGCTTGACCGTGTATGGCGGCTGTTTATTGATGATGACGGTAAATTACGAGACCGCATTACTAAAGTTAACGATGGAAAGTTAGATCTAATCTTTAATAAAACTGTTCAAAAAGTTTCTAATGACTTTGAAAATATGCGGTTTAATACTGGAATTTCCCAGCTAATGGTATTTATAAATGAAGCTTACAAAGTGGATTCTATTTATGTTAAATATGTAGAGGACTTTGTAAAAATCCTTTCGCCACTTGCTCCACATTTGGCAGAAGAATTATGGAGTCGTTTAGGATACAAGGAAACGATTAGTTATGAAAAATGGCCCACCGTTGATGAATCTAAATTAGTCGAGGATACTGTTGAGGTAATCTTACAAATAAACGGAAAAGTCCGAGGACGTCTTACTGTTGAAAAGGATTTAAAACAGGAACAATTACAGAAATTAGCAATGGACAGTGACTCTGTTCAACAATGGATTAACGGAAAAGAGATTCGGAAAGTAATCGTTGTTCCTAATCGGATTGTTAATATCGTTGTTGGATAA